The DNA region GAAGAATTATATGAATAGGATCTAATCGATCTATGCACCGAGATATTGAGAGAGAAGCGTATGACAGAGAGGGATGAGAGTGTCTCTCGATGTCCAATCCTCCCTTTGCTTTCCTACATTTTTGGAGTCCTTTGATCATCTTTTCATAATGTTTACAAGGTGAGAAATAATGacataattaagagaaaaaaatgtatgaGGATTAGTAAAATAATTAAGGGCAAAGACCAAAtcaagaagatgaagaagaagaagaagtggaAATAGTCAAAACGGTGAGGTTTGACTTGACGTGCTGGACAACAGAGGAAGGATTGGAGTGGTcatttctccttttctctttttttgatttttccaTGGGGAAAATGATGTTGTCTTGTTTcacctttattttatttatttatttactttcaggaggataaaaataaataaagaaaaatctcCATGAAATTCATTTCCCTTGAAAGTTGTTCTTAATTTCAGCATACTCCAACCAACATAAGGGCCCACGGCATGAAAACTCGGCAGATTCAATTCAATACAAATATCTTAtcaatattctatatataaaaattataaaaggtCGAACCATTCTCCTTATTTTCATATTCATCGAATTAATGAATGAAATTTGACTTAATATGGTTATAACACGTTTCAAttcattaaatataataaaatatatattatgatagaAGTTAGAagatttatataatttaataaaaaagagcttttaaatttttccttttctaagatattattaaattattctattttataattatagatatgaataatatcaaaaattaaaatatgtagCCATCAAAATCTGTAGATCGCACATATGCGCAGTCTCGTTCGTCTAGTTTTGATATAAATCAATGGACTTTcaagattatatatttttccagcataaacaatattatatatttatgattgATGCTCTTTAAAGTTTCTCGAGATGATTGTATACCACTCGTGGTATAATACAAAGAGATTATTCAAATGAATCGGACGGGGTATTGTCCCTCTTATTAGTCGGTGTTTATCTCGACGTTGATATGAGATCTGCAAAGCCGTCCGGACATGAAATGTGGAGCTGGAGCATCTAAGAACATGTTGAAGCCAACTTCCATCTTGGAACTTAGACATTCATCTTATTAATGAAAAGGATTTGTATTTGATACAAACAAATGGAAATAAAATGGAACTGATTAACTgtataaaatacatatataagtaTAACAGTTTCATTCtgattcatttttattttctcgtgTCTTTTTGACATAAATATATCTTTATGAGTTTAAGAGAGTGATTTGACATGTTTGATTTACAAAAACAACCattaattcaaatttacataattatctttttttgggGTGCATAGATAATTATGTTTGAGTTCTTCAAATGTCTCTCTCTAATTTTAtccttttaattaatttgcatTTATGTTCCCAACCAAAGacctatttatatataaaagtcggcaaatcttttttcttttgccagTTGTCAATGCCACAAATGCACTGATGGGTTTCTTTTTGTATGAAATCTTTCATAGTTTCAACACCAAGGGCAATTCATATAATGATTCAATCAGACCAAAATAAGGGCaataatgacaattttgcGTCTCTGCATGGGCAGCCCAACATCAAGTACCAAACCTTGACCATGGAAGATTCCCTTAGAACGTCTCTTCTCTCGTACTCGAGTCACTCGAATATGATAAAGCCTTCGTTCGATGATATTAAATGTTCGAGACGACGGTTCCCGTCCAATGCGGGGAGTCGCAAGCAATACAACAAGGACAATCTTCACATTACTATTGGAAAAATTAAGGAAGTAGCTAATCAGTTGTTCAACTTTGATCGTTTATACTGTAAAACTCATttgattaaaattatatatcctGTGATTTTACAGCGTATTCATTTGAATGGTAAAAATTAATCGGATAAATTTAAATACTACTCGTCatgaggggaaaaaagaaaaaaagaaaaaaagtctaGGGAAGCGGCCACATGTTGCTCATCATGAGTTGCACCCAACTCTCTTTTCCTTATAGGCTTGGGAGAGATTTCGAGTGAATTATATGCTTTGAAGGAGTGATGAATAAGTTTGACTGCGAGGACATCAAAAGATGAGACAATGGGGCTTGTGAGTGTACATTAGGCATCATTAAGGCAAagaaatatattcatatttggGTGGACAAGCAATTATCAGTTTTCCTCCTTTAATTTCTTTGCCTGCCCTTCCCTTTTACTCGTCCGTTGTATACTCGGTTGATCCGATTCTACAATCCGTCACTTCACCGCGTAAGGACGGACCGATTATGTTTAGCGAAGGGACGGCTCGACCCGGTTGATGCGATGATTTTTGCCGGTGCCATCATTAGCTATTCGACAACCACCCATAGAACAACTACTTGAAAGGGAAGGCATTTTGTCACTTGTTCATGATCTTTCCAAAAAGCAACCCCTGTCCAATACAACTAAAAGGTGGTATTTGATAATACTATataagtgctgaaattaatGTTGATCATCACTGTTCAAACATGGTCGCCGGTGACCTCTCAATTCGTCGGTGACCTTGCCCAGGGAAGTAGAGGTTGAAGTTGGAGCTGTCACTGCCTCCTCCATCTCTAAATTGATCTCaaattcccttttcttttatttaatttataattttttattattagaaaTTTCGAAAAGTAATAATATAGTAATATTAAAAGAATCAGATAAAAGAGAggaattcaaaaaagaaaaattcacttaatcaattaatcagTTATTCATTGAACGCTTAAAATTTAAGCACCTAATTTTCAACGCTTCGAAATATGACTAATCAAACAACATCACCCGAGTTTTTCTTATTCGTAATAGAAGAGGTACCGTATAATTATCGTTTAGCCATTTCCGGGTATAATGGCATAATAATGTTTCTCGGAGACTCCCTAATCTGCAGGTCTCATTTATCTATATCTTAGAAACATCGGCTGTGATGCGGCCCAAGGCAATGGCCGTCTTCGAGCCCGATGGGCAGCCCAAATGCTTGCTGATGAAATCCCCAGCCATCATGAGCTTTGAGAGGTCCACATTGGTTTTCACGCCGAGCCCGTTGAGCATATAGACCACGTCTTCGGTGGCTACATTGCCCGTGGCTCCCTTGGCATATGGGCACCCACCAAGCCCCGCCACAGACGAGTCTATCGTGCTAATCCCCATCTGAAAAAGGAAAGCAAACAGGACACATCTTATCGATAGGAGGAGGTAACATATGAGGAGGATTTTCTCGGTTTGGTCATCGAGTTATACCTGAAGGGATATCAGAATATTGGGGAGAGACTGCCCGTATGTGTCATGGAAGTGGACCGCCAGTTTCTCGGCAGGAACGGCAGCCATCACAGCTTCAAGCATCGGAGCTACACTACCTGCAATATCAACATCTAAATCAAATACGATGAAACGGTTTCTCGGGAAACTATTTGGCTAGGAACCGGCATCTTGAAACATTGGAAGATAAGTTTCATCGAGTGATGAATCGAGAAATGATTTCTGAAGCTTCAGGGAATGTCAGAAGACATTGCAGTTGGAACTAGAAGAATTCAATAGTCATTTCAAGAAGTCAGGTTCATATGGGCAAACAAAATATAAGAGCACAGAAGAATGGCAGTCTCGAGCATTACCTGGAGTACCAACCCCGATCGTGTCGGCTATGGAAATTTCAAAGCAACCCATGTCGTAAAGCTCTTTTGCCACATATGCGACCTTTGTAGGTGAAATGGATCCTTCAATTGGGCACCCAATAGCACAAGAGACATATCTGAGAATTCCAACGAGAAATGCATTCACCTTATGATTAGCTCAAAAACATAAATCAAACTggtcgagagagagagagagaaattacCCACGAACGGGGATAGAGCGCTCATTAGCGGCACGAACAATAGCACGATAACGAGAGAGGCTCTCTCCAATGCTGCAATTGATATTTGCCTTTGAAAATGCTTCAGAAGCAGATGCAAACACGGCTATTTCCTTAGCCCCAGCTGCAACAGCTGCTTCGAAGCCCTGGAAGACAATCATGAAAGTCAAAATCACTTTGCCCTTGGGAAAAATACTATATTCGGATTctcttgtttatttttcaaatttgaatttgctCACTTTCATATTAGGAGTCAGAACAGGCAACCTGACGCCCTCTATATCACGAACAGCTTCCATGACATCCTTTGCATCTGACAGCTGTAGTTATAGCAATCAaaatgcatgaaaatcaaaagAACAAGGTTCTAGGGATATTTGCAGATAAATTGCACAGCCaacttcttttgtttttagaGAAACAATGTTACCTGTGGTACCCATTTGGGTGACACAAAACTTGTAGCTTCGACCACGGATAGCCCAGAGGACACTAGTCTTCTTATGAGTTCAACCTTGATAGATGTAGGCACGATATTTTTCTCGTTCTGTAAGCCATCCCTTGGACCAACTTCCACTATCTTCACAAACTTTGGTATCCCCATTAAAAACTAATTTCATCGAAGAACAACAGATTCATCAGAATGACTATCTAATAAGGGATTACTCGAACCAAATTCAGCACGTGACAGAATCAAGCTACTGAACTACCTTGTTGGTCACATTGAGGGAGTCTTTGTTGTTGCACTTGGAGTTGAACTCGTGGCCATCTGAAAAGTATCTGGACTCACAGATATTGCTATACACAAAATGATTCTTATCGAAGCTGCAAGTCCGGTTCATATGGGCCCTCGGCGACCCATCCTTTGTTTGCCTCCCCCAAGGGTATGTCTCTCTTGGGTACTCATCATAATCATCGCTGCAATAAAAAGAGGGCCGCATTTAGAGTTATAAAACAACCGTGGTAATCACTTCAAATCAAAGGAATGAAATGTGGCTTCTTTGACCTGCAGCTGCTGGAAGAGCTGCAGCTCCTTCCCTCAATCCAGAAGCTCCCCATCCCCATATAGTCTCCTCTAGGTCGGCAAGCACCGGAAGAGACCCTCCGGATCCGATCGATAATGGTGCTCACGCTGGGCAACTTGTCCAGACCAAGAGGCTCCTCCAAACTCGACATTGTGGAAGCAGAAACTGCAAAAGAGAAGACAAGGGGAAAATCAGCAGAAGAGGGTAGCTAAACTTGTCGGGCAAGACTTTGCAGTCCTGGTTAGGTGCATTAAGCCCCCTTCCTGATCTTCCCTTTATGAGCTAAATTGAGACTGGCACCAAATACAAGCCTCAAAGTATACGAGCAGAATCCAAACTGCACCTTCTGTCGATTAATGATCCCCTAAATTTCCTCAAATCTATAACCATCCCACCCGATGAAAGGCATTTATATCTGATCCATGGAAACTTATGGAGTGTGTTTTCCAGTGAATATGGAAACATAAAGAACTATCCCCGATTTTACACGACAGGCATTGATATAGAGTGAGCAACAGACGAGCCGAAGATAACAGAGCAACCAAATCCAATGTGCTGCGCTCCACAGCATTTGAGTACTGATCAAACATTCCACTGaacaaagaggttttctcgaCACCCAAAAAATGGAATGGAACAATAGAtaatgaaaaatcaaatcttTCCCCTTCAGCTCGTATGTTCTGATTGAACAATCCCCTTTTCCACAAAGAACTCACCGACCCAGctccccaaaaaaataaaaatataaaaacttcCTCAAATTTCGGAATTGACAGACAAAACTTGATTGACAGAGGAACTTGAGAAGGGCAACAAAGCCAAAGGAGGGACCTGAGGGGAGTAAGAGAAGTACCCAATTGAGCGAAATCCCCTGTCTAGGGTTTCCCGCGAAATTTGGGaaattggggggggggggggggggggggggggggggggggggtcaATTTCTTGATTTATCTCCGTTGACTACTGCCCTTTTTGTTGGGGGGGTTGGTGTTagatggaagaagaagaaggataagaagaagagaaggtaGCAGAGAGGGGAACGTGACGGAGTTGTTCAGGGAAGCTTTCTTGTTGAAGTTGGTGGACGAGaagaaaagtttgaaactttgaggaattttcttgattttcaccacttgttttattttcttccaaaaaaaaacagatttttttttgtttgctCTTTGTTTCAGTGACATGAatatgaattgaattgaattgcaTTGCCCACAAATCAAGTCAGGAACTAGAGGATGGAGGAAGGAGGAAGGAGGGGAGAGGGGTGGCAGGTAGTTTTCAGTTGgaagcttctctctctctctctctctatctttctctctcctccaccaatttcttttttcattattttactTATTAGTATTTAAATTCTGTCTTCTATGCGACTAGACAAAATAACCGAAGCTTCAGAAATTCAACCAGACCTATGAATCTCTTTGAAAacccataaaaaaataacacataaaaaatttgatttaatagATTTGGTTTATTAAAGAGGGATTAAAGAAGCTCATgctaaaattataatttttccgGATAGGAtatataaaacatatatattatatacataagaACTTCCAATATGACACGGTGTCAtggtataaaaaaaaagaagtggcATGATTAAATGCGCATTAATTGCTAGGTGGAAGGGCACATTTGATCCCGAGAAATGCAGCGCAGGCGTGTCTAATGACATACGGTGTGTTTGTCTTTTTTCCTGGTTAATTTAAGTTTTAATTGATTCGAAATAAATGTACTGAaccataataaaaatatttgaaatcatatatatcatattaatAGAGAAATGTTAGTGACCGGAGAGCCACAAGAATCCAGAGACTTTAGATTTATTTGGGCCATGGCCTAGCCGTATGATACAAGCATGAAGCGTGTGTTCCAGAAGGTGGCCTGTCACATTCAATTAAAAGAgaatgaatggaaaaaaaaaacaaaaaaaaaatcgtcccATTCAATGACAGTTGCTTACCAATTGGCAAATGAACGTCGACGGCGGGAAGGAGGAGCAGATATATCggtaatataaaattttgtcCATGACTTAGatttatagaaaattaattttgtttgttCTGTTTACAACAATGTATTTGGTTAaagtttaatttataatacttATTGACCACATTTTGGTTTAAACTTGCTTATTTAtggaaaaatacaaaaacttTCATTATGATTTGGGGTCAGGATAAATTGCACCCGTGCTTTTGTTAGGAACAATTAGCTGCCAATCGGCGACCTCGAATCCTCCTTTcgattttcattttagtcctctGGCTAACGGAGTAATTTACAGGGGGCTAATTGTTTCTAACAAAAGCACAAtggaatttttgtttttttttccttttttttatcgtGGGGCAAATGGTGTTTACACAAAACAAAGGTCAATTGAATGTTCATTTTTGTGCATTCTGCAACTACAATTCATGAGGATAGAAGAGTTTTTGTTTTGATCTTGTAAAGATACCGAGAACATATATTCACAAATATTGAGctctattataatatatatatatatatttatttatttatttatttatgaataaaacatttttttaacttatataattgaaaaaacttTGATTTTCCATGCAATGTGACACGATTATAGCACGTTAAGTAACGCTTCATGATTGGTGTGGGAACTCAAAAAATGCCCAACCATGAGCTACTTATATATCCCACGTCGCTAACATCCTAATTTCTCACCTTAACGTATTTGTCCTACTAGTTACTACATGGGTTTATTGGGCCGAATACTTAAAATAAAAGGCCTAAATAATCATTCAAGTGGGTGTACTGCAGCAATCCCCTAATCTTACCCCTAGTACCCATTTAGAAGTCACAAATGGAACGATCAAGAGTTTGAGAGATTACCCAAGTCGCAATCCGAGTCGGGGGACGGTAATGGGCACACTACAAGAAAATCCGGAATTTCAAGTGTCTCTTCTTTTCCGAGACCGGGATCAGGATCGAAAAATCGGTGGGTTTCGGGATCACGCTTAGTAGGCGGTTATCTCCCTAATTTCCTTCCGATTCTTCTTGGTGGGTTCCTTCTCCCGGTGGGTATGCGAGTGTGATATCTCCAGCATTTATAGGGAAGGCAGCCAGGGATGAATTTgcaaaataaagaagaaagcaacgaaaaataataaaaaaggaacaaatttaaaatacCTTTTACCCCCTACACTACTGATTGGGACAACCTTTGTTCCATAAACAATTTTTTTGGCACATTTACCCCCATCAACTTTGCCGTAGAAAAATGTCTCCTTCACCTCGGTGAGATTTTTCGATTCGGTTTAAAAAACGCTCAACCGGACATACTTGGCCGGTTGAACGCAAAAAAACATAACATTGTGTTCGATCTTCTTTCGATTCtaaaatttccaaaattatAGTGTCTGCTTGACAATTTGTAGATCCAAATTTTAAGACTAGGGAATTGGGAAAATTATTCCGCAATGCTGAGGTGAAGAAACTAGAAAACCGATATTACTGTAAAATTGATGaattagtttgatttgaggaaAAAAGATAATGTGAATTTTGtctttcataatttatatatttaatttttctaaaattaccAATTgtgtaaatttatatatacattttacAGTAGAGAAAACATATATGAAAAGGCTCTTGAACAATAGTGCACTTTCTCGCTTGGTAATCAAAAGGTTCCAGATTCGATACTCATATGGAACTCTCATGCTCATTTATTAGccattaaaatttctatttcattatattagatttATAAATCTCTTTTGTAACCTAAACAAAAATTATAGTAGTTTGTATCCAATAAAGATATGCGTCAAGAGATTTCTTTTCGGGGAAATCAGGTCTTATGAAGCCGTTTGCTTCCTCTATGTATCCGATCGATTCAAAAGGTAATTATTGGAAAAATATCGAAGGTAATGTTCAGTGATCTTAGTCAGTACTTATAAAAAGGGGTCTTATTATTGGGCTTTTGCCCGGTTTCCTTACCCAAAAGAACAATCTTAATTAGAACTAAAACAAAAATTTGCATGCCACACTTAAAATGCCAAGCGACTGCTCAACTACCCAGCCATAAAAACGTGGGATTCGAAAAATCATTTGTAGACAAAAGAAAACCAACCATCCACATAATTCGCATGTGAAATAATGTGCATGAAACACGTGTAATTGCATGTTTCTTACAACAATCAAacctataaaattttaaaaataaaatagcgtgatttcaattttgttgagaaataaaatctcatattgaaaaatcaataagaAAATTATGGGTTCAGAAGATGGTTGGGCTCAGATTAAAAATGATCTCAACCGTTTATTTGcctcataaaaattttatatggtatCATAGCATAATTTCGAAATGTATTAATAAGTTCCATGCGACGGGGCATCAAAGCTGTTCCGGTCCATGTGTAAGAGAATAAGTAAATACACTCAAATCATTCCTTacaaaattaacttttttagATTATACGGTTGTGGTATCTCAAAACCTGCACATTGCACGATGCATGAGGAAATTACCCAAAGAGTAGCTTATTCGATATTTGTCTAGAAATTGAAACAGTTCACTGAgaaaatgttttattttcgaaaaaaattttaattttattcgtGATTTgtgatataataataaattccatAATTTTGATaggattaaaataattaaaaattcttgGCCttttttcacccaaaaaaaaagagtaaaaattctTGGCCTTCTACCGAAAAAATCCTTATGATTCGGTCCTGTATTCGTTCACCCATTGTGAcacttataattatatatgataaCTGATAACTAGTCAAGTGAATCACGATAAGAGACTTAAATACCATTACTTATCGGTTAAAATAAAAGTGAGAGCTCCACTAGTGACCTCTGATCCTCGACCAAGTTCGACGACTACCTCGAAGACCACTGACGACCTCGGCGAGGCTCGGTGATTGCTGACGAGGGCCCAACTACCCCTTTCACCATCAGTCCTTTCATGATCATTCTTTTgaagtttaaaattttcatctaaTTTCCTGATATGCCTCGTCGATGAAAACGTCACACAGGAGTTGCCACGTgaatattaattaagaatCAAGCAATCGTCTTAATTTGAGAAAAGACGAAACCGcgtgatttttgttttttaaaaattcaaatgaaGACATGCTCCATGAGTTTCGCTCTAGTGGAGA from Punica granatum isolate Tunisia-2019 chromosome 3, ASM765513v2, whole genome shotgun sequence includes:
- the LOC116201419 gene encoding hydroxymethylglutaryl-CoA lyase, mitochondrial, translated to MSSLEEPLGLDKLPSVSTIIDRIRRVSSGACRPRGDYMGMGSFWIEGRSCSSSSSCSDDYDEYPRETYPWGRQTKDGSPRAHMNRTCSFDKNHFVYSNICESRYFSDGHEFNSKCNNKDSLNVTNKFLMGIPKFVKIVEVGPRDGLQNEKNIVPTSIKVELIRRLVSSGLSVVEATSFVSPKWVPQLSDAKDVMEAVRDIEGVRLPVLTPNMKGFEAAVAAGAKEIAVFASASEAFSKANINCSIGESLSRYRAIVRAANERSIPVRGYVSCAIGCPIEGSISPTKVAYVAKELYDMGCFEISIADTIGVGTPGSVAPMLEAVMAAVPAEKLAVHFHDTYGQSLPNILISLQMGISTIDSSVAGLGGCPYAKGATGNVATEDVVYMLNGLGVKTNVDLSKLMMAGDFISKHLGCPSGSKTAIALGRITADVSKI